In the genome of Methanobrevibacter sp., the window TAAAAATCAGCACAGAAATCACAGATTGGATATTTGCCGTTACGATAATAACCAAGGTCTGCCTTATTCATATCAAATTCCTTACCGCAGATAAAACAAGTTTCGATTTTCTCTTCTGACATGTTAAAACCTTAAAAAAAAAAAGAAAATAGTTAGGTTAAGTGAACTTAACCTATGTTGTATTTTTGCAAGAGTAAAATCTCTTCAGTAGAAACTTTACCACCTTGTTTGAATTTTTCAAAGATTTCTTGAGCTCTTTGTTTTTCTTCACGGTTTTTGTTTCCACCGGAAGATCCTTTGTTATCGGATTTTCTGCGTTTAGGTTTGTTGGAACCTAATTTTTTGTTGATAACATGGATGTCGCTTAAGATAGCTTTAAATTCTTCATGTTTAGCGGATGCATTTCTACGTGCTTCGATGAATTTTTTGTGTGCATCGTCAGCAGCGGTTCTGATGTCATCGGTTTTTCTGAAGTATTTAAGCATTTCTTCGTGAGCTGATTGAGCTTTTTCTGAAAGTTCAATAACTTTTTCGTGAGCTTCTTCAGATTGTTTTCTGAGTTCGTCAGCTTCAGCTTTAACGGATTCATCTTCATGAATTTCCATTAATTGTTTTCTTAAGTCGTTAGCGTTTTTAACAAGCTGGTTTTCTTTTTTAATATCGAGTACACGAGTTTCAATGATTTTATCAATCTTTTTGATTTCGTTTTCGATTTTAACTTTGTTACGTTTACCTGAATTCCATTCGAGATTTTTAATTTTAGCATTAGCTTCATTACGAGCTTTTTTAGCAGCTTCAACTTCTTTGTTGATTTCATTACGCTCGTTTCTGAATTCAATAGCTTTGTTTAAGTTTTCTTTTAAGGATGCGTTTAATTCATCTCTTATTTTACGTTGTTCTCTTGCTATTTTGTTGAATTCTTCTCTTTCATCAGCAACTTTGGAGATTTCAGCTTCTTTTTCATCTTTTTGTTTTCTTACACCTTCCATGGTGTCAGCGAGAACGAATTCAGGTTTTTCTTCTTCAGCTTCTTCTTCGGATTCTTCTTCTGCTTCAGCTTCTTCAGCTTCGTCTTCAGTTTCTTCCTCGGTTTCAGCTTCAGCTTCTTCAACGTTTTCAGCTTCTTGAGCTTCTACTTCTTCGACAGTCTCTTCTTCAGCATCATCAGTGGTTAATTGATTAAGGATTTCATCTAAGACTTTGGTTAAGTCTTTTTCATCTACTACTACATCAGCTATTTCTTTTACGGAATCTTTTGCGTTGAATGCAATACCGCAGCCAGCTGATTCAATCATGGAAATGTCGTTAGCGCCATCTCCAACAGCAACTACATCTTCAAGTGCAATTCCTGCTTCTTCGACATGGTCTTTGAGTACATCCAATTTGGATCCTGCAACTA includes:
- the serB gene encoding phosphoserine phosphatase SerB, with protein sequence MIKLVVFDLDNVIIDGEAIDEIGKLANVEEDIAEITEKAMQGEIDFETSIKDRVQLLEGTSIEDIQKVASELPLMPGAEDTINGLKDKDIDVAIISGSFDVVADEIKEKLGVDAVYTNSFTVEDGKLTGEVTGPLVAGSKLDVLKDHVEEAGIALEDVVAVGDGANDISMIESAGCGIAFNAKDSVKEIADVVVDEKDLTKVLDEILNQLTTDDAEEETVEEVEAQEAENVEEAEAETEEETEDEAEEAEAEEESEEEAEEEKPEFVLADTMEGVRKQKDEKEAEISKVADEREEFNKIAREQRKIRDELNASLKENLNKAIEFRNERNEINKEVEAAKKARNEANAKIKNLEWNSGKRNKVKIENEIKKIDKIIETRVLDIKKENQLVKNANDLRKQLMEIHEDESVKAEADELRKQSEEAHEKVIELSEKAQSAHEEMLKYFRKTDDIRTAADDAHKKFIEARRNASAKHEEFKAILSDIHVINKKLGSNKPKRRKSDNKGSSGGNKNREEKQRAQEIFEKFKQGGKVSTEEILLLQKYNIG